The proteins below are encoded in one region of Misgurnus anguillicaudatus chromosome 24, ASM2758022v2, whole genome shotgun sequence:
- the LOC141361688 gene encoding uncharacterized protein, protein MEEALPAILQAQTTLNAAVTELCRRTETQGRKPQDYLTKMTREDDVETYLDIFEKTAQRERWPRADWANLILPLLTGEAQKACRDLTIHEATNYDVVKRAILAQYGLSLPAKAQRIHSWEYHATLPARAQVTSLTRMVRSWLEEGDGPPAVERVVIDRCIRGLPADAKKYVAQQGPQNVDTLIALIENHQVTVSLLKPEGNKTLTWKSRQEREPPKKYPEVTQAKPLRAQGNWKDEKPLRNPVPFRCFTCGREGHLARECPGREELMPTASASESSRLPCHFLTTCWAHERAAAPKIPVKIGGHDTEALIDSGSMVTLIRPEYAGPTRGREITVSCIHGDSRNYQTAEVSMVTPRGQFQLQAGVVDHLPVPVLVGRDCQAFSAYWTGQDAERKRPTRRRRRDRLSTHRCPLTTEEITDAEATSPEEPLNKDEEILQQGKLGRFGSAQLQDPSLSQAWGNVQVIDGRLQDGVSGLTYPHFMIKNKLLYRVEQ, encoded by the exons ATGGAGGAGGCTCTGCCAGCCATTTTGCAGGCTCAAACCACTCTGAATGCAGCAGTCACCGAGCTATGCCGCAGGACGGAGACACAGGGTAGGAAACCCCAGGATTATCTGACTAAAATGACTAGAGAAGATGATGTTGAAACCTACCTGGATATCTTTGAAAAGACAGCCCAAAGGGAGAGATGGCCAAGGGCAGACTGGGCAAACTTGATACTTCCTCTGCTAACCGGTGAAGCTCAGAAGGCTTGCCGAGACCTTACCATTCATGAAGCAACTAATTATGATGTCGTCAAGAGAGCAATCCTGGCCCAGTATGGGCTCAGCCTGCCTGCCAAGGCCCAGCGCATCCATAGCTGGGAATACCATGCAACACTTCCAGCACGGGCCCAAGTAACCTCGTTAACCCGCATGGTGAGAAGCTGGCTAGAGGAAGGAGATGGACCTCCTGCTGTAGAAAGAGTAGTGATTGATCGATGTATACGGGGCCTCCCCGCAGATGCCAAAAAGTATGTGGCTCAGCAAGGACCACAAAATGTTGATACCTTAATTGCACTCATAGAAAACCACCAGGTGACCGTGAGCTTGTTAAAGCCTGAAGGAAACAAAACCCTCACGTGGAAATCGAGGCAGGAGCGAGAACCACCTAAAAAGTACCCTGAAGTCACCCAAGCAAAACCCTTAAGGGCTCAAGGAAATTGGAAAGATGAGAAACCTCTGCGAAATCCGGTTCCCTTCCGATGCTTCACATGTGGGAGGGAGGGACACCTTGCACGGGAATGCCCAGGCCGAGAGGAACTCATGCCCACAGCCAGTGCCTCAGAGTCATCAAGACTTCCATGCCATTTTCTTACCACCTGTTGGGCCCATGAGCGGGCGGCTGCCCCTAAGATCCCTGTCAAGATTGGGGGCCACGACACAGAAGCCCTTATAGACTCTGGGAGTATGGTAACACTGATCCGACCAGAGTATGCAGGCCCTACCAGGGGACGAGAAATCACTGTCTCCTGCATTCATGGAGACTCCAGGAACTACCAAACCGCAGAAGTAAGCATGGTCACACCCCGTGGGCAGTTTCAACTACAAGCAGGTGTTGTGGATCACCTACCAGTCCCTGTTCTGGTCGGCCGAGACTGTCAAGCCTTCTCTGCCTACTGGACAGGCCAAGATGCAGAGAGGAAGAGACCAACCCGACGTAGACGAAGAGATCGTCTGTCCACCCACCGGTGTCCTCTAACCACCGAAGAGATAACAGATGCAGAAGCAACCAGCCCTGAGGAACCCCTCAATAAAGATGAAG AGATCCTACAGCAAGGAAAACTGGGTCGATTCGGATCCGCTCAATTGCAGGACCCATCACTGAGCCAAGCCTGGGGGAATGTACAAGTCATTGATGGTCGACTACAAGATGGGGTGAGTGGGCTCACTTATCCACATTTTATGATAAAGAATAAACTGTTATATAGAGTAGAACAATGA